One Rhipicephalus microplus isolate Deutch F79 chromosome 4, USDA_Rmic, whole genome shotgun sequence genomic window carries:
- the LOC119172647 gene encoding neprilysin-1-like, with product MLSLSSAKHDSHLHKTKHSEPIHDSTGVKEMGNVGRQLHAINTSLHLVKRKTVTDTDISSKQSIKSLPHHDESGLSRTHQEQHHPQMQEMTQAGMLHLLFACAVLILATLLGVIAYMLLFSKLTTSTESCETKPCSDLAARLLDSMDTGLDPCNDFYSFVCAHAHVRSVRDDMNAIATQGQFAELSRDLWRVHKPSRLYHRCLEPEPSERAANILALKAILRNLSLHWPEDQQHPSDRHPMDVMLEMAIKWDINFLFSLEVADSQATGKVLVFRKPRIVAAWVDRLEYTAGSIEYARHVQTHLTVLNASSSVKYSTLMKLERSFTQVLLGASNQQSWMTLSKFDSIAASLGKNALLKYIRTNYENELEHSWSSEDWAVLEDSNLPTSIGSLFEKHTHEHLLIGIAWLFIQSHLWALIGQPALMFREDIEEKKKRACLEYVDSRLGLLSSAEYETQLFPSHDTRHDVSNFLLSVTNEFKSLAKNASWMDRESRETVQLKIDSVTLNVMPAEEFFQSQQRESMYEIFPPMNGSVFFDDWLRASRVFQSLQGHDHFRDVYSKRRTSLGPEPFSYNYLLNLVDAAMVALEPPIYYVGAPFAINYAGLGSLFAREVARSFDSRGTTVDNRGENVHWWGSAQSIDYNHRVSCDLGQNTTIAFMPAIPALEASYSAYQTAVYHAAARIGARKDIKIRRLESYSEDQIFFMTYCYSLCDRKRAATRREECNVPLSHFSEFAKAFRCIRGAPMNALKKCKFF from the exons ATGTTGAGCTTGTCAAGTGCCAAGCATGACAGCCACTTGCACAAGACCAAGCACAGTGAACCTATTCACGACAGCACAGGCGTCAAG GAGATGGGGAATGTGGGCAGGCAGCTTCACGCCATCAATACATCGCTGCATTTAGTGAAGCGGAAAACTGTCACTGACACCGATATCTCCAGCAAGCAAAGTATAAAAAGC ctTCCGCATCACGACGAGAGTGGCCTTTCAAGGACCCATCAAGAGCAGCACCACCCGCAAATGCAGGAAATGACGCAAGCGGGAATGCTGCATCTTCTTTTTGCATGTGCCGTACTCATACTTGCCACGTTGCTCGGTGTCATTGCTTACATGCTGCTCTTCTCGAAGCTCACGACATCGACCGAATCCTGCGAAACTAAACCCTGCTCAGATCTCGCCGCAAGGCTTCTGGACTCGATGGATACCGGCTTGGATCCGTGCAACGACTTTTACTCGTTCGTATGCGCGCATGCCCACGTGAGATCCGTTCGCGACGATATGAACGCAATTGCGACCCAGGGCCAGTTCGCGGAACTCTCCAGGGACCTCTGGCGTGTTCATAAACCTAGTCGTCTGTACCATAGATGTCTAGAACCTGAACCGAGTGAGAGAGCTGCCAATATTCTTGCACTGAAGGCCATACTAAGAAACTTATCTCTTCACTGGCCCGAAGATCAGCAACATCCAAGCGACAGGCACCCGATGGACGTGATGCTTGAGATGGCTATCAAGTGGGACATAAACTTCTTGTTCAGTTTAGAAGTCGCCGACAGCCAAGCAACTGGCAAGGTTTTGGTATTCCGTAAACCTCGCATTGTCGCCGCCTGGGTGGATCGGCTTGAGTATACCGCAGGTTCAATCGAATACGCGCGGCATGTACAGACCCACCTGACGGTCTTGAACGCGTCGAGCAGCGTGAAGTACTCTACGCTGATGAAGTTGGAAAGATCATTCACCCAGGTCCTATTAGGCGCGTCTAACCAGCAGTCATGGATGACACTGAGCAAGTTCGACAGCATAGCAGCCTCGCTAGGAAAGAACGCTTTGCTAAAGTACATCCGCACTAATTACGAGAATGAGCTTGAACACTCGTGGTCTTCCGAGGACTGGGCTGTACTGGAAGACTCCAACCTTCCGACAAGTATTGGCAGTCTCTTCGAGAAGCACACTCACGAGCACCTACTGATCGGCATTGCGTGGCTATTCATTCAGTCTCACTTGTGGGCACTCATCGGCCAACCGGCACTCATGTTCAGAGAAGacatcgaggaaaaaaagaagcgtgcTTGCCTGGAGTACGTCGACTCGCGATTGGGCCTTCTGTCCTCCGCCGAATATGAGACGCAACTATTTCCGTCCCATGACACTCGGCACGATGTCTCGAATTTCTTGCTGAGCGTCACCAATGAGTTCAAATCACTGGCCAAGAACGCCAGCTGGATGGACCGTGAGAGCCGGGAGACGGTGCAGCTCAAGATTGACAGCGTCACTCTGAACGTCATGCCTGCCGAGGAGTTTTTCCAGTCGCAGCAGCGGGAATCGATGTACGAGATATTTCCACCCATGAACGGGTCAGTGTTCTTCGACGACTGGCTGCGGGCTTCGCGCGTCTTCCAGAGCTTACAGGGCCACGATCACTTCCGTGACGTCTACAGCAAGAGGCGGACATCGCTTGGACCAGAGCCGTTCTCGTACAATTACTTACTAAACCTGGTCGATGCCGCTATGGTGGCGCTCGAACCACCGATATATTACGTCGGAGCGCCGTTCGCCATCAATTACGCTGGTTTGGGGTCGCTGTTTGCTCGAGAGGTGGCCAGAAGCTTCGACTCGCGAGGTACGACCGTGGACAACCGTGGAGAGAACGTGCACTGGTGGGGCAGTGCACAGTCGATAGACTACAACCATCGAGTCTCGTGCGATCTGGGCCAAAACACGACGATCGCCTTCATGCCCGCCATACCGGCGCTGGAGGCCTCCTACTCAGCTTACCAGACTGCCGTCTACCACGCGGCGGCGCGGATTGGTGCCAGGAAAGATATAAAGATTCGTCGCCTGGAGTCGTACAGCGAGGATCAGATATTCTTCATGACTTACTGTTACTCGCTCTGCGATAGGAAACGCGCCGCGACAAGGCGGGAAGAGTGCAACGTTCCACTCAGCCACTTCTCCGAATTCGCGAAGGCGTTTCGCTGTATCCGTGGTGCGCCCATGAACGCTTTGAAAAAGTGCAAGTTCTTTTGA